A genomic segment from Amygdalobacter nucleatus encodes:
- a CDS encoding helix-turn-helix domain-containing protein encodes MNILLIGTAESVREIKNMVADFPVETTCCYAEDTSEIKNQLAALPTNIDGIFASGKAVYYEIINNYHPTVPIYYAKRLVLGFSKSIVAYLRSKKNYKRPLFDIIDRKLVEYLISQYELEFEKTTIIEYDQRVSESHYLLSYINLYKTAEVDVIFTAFGYTYDMLKTLNIPCFRIPATKYDLLADFQNLMREIELQQNKHKAISVHNLHFSGDKGEQMHFYKAYANFVQGIYLPNTEQHLVISNNSFNIDQLRYYLLETLGIKQAGQLSISIADGSNVQNCIDNSIYARSFIDEHYPLALYTDHQVQRYSLTANEKSVAVDLISEISSKTGLLRKHLHNLVNYMQNNEDCKLTTSQLAIILGLTKRSASRIMNTLVQAQYAREIPTYTDTIGRREKCIELLI; translated from the coding sequence ATGAACATCTTACTAATTGGTACGGCAGAGTCTGTACGTGAAATAAAAAATATGGTTGCAGACTTTCCCGTCGAAACCACTTGTTGCTATGCTGAAGATACTTCTGAAATTAAAAATCAGCTAGCAGCTTTACCAACTAATATCGATGGTATTTTCGCAAGTGGTAAAGCTGTATATTACGAAATTATCAATAATTATCATCCAACCGTTCCAATTTATTACGCTAAACGATTGGTCTTAGGCTTTAGTAAAAGCATTGTCGCTTATTTAAGGAGCAAAAAAAATTACAAGAGGCCATTATTTGACATTATTGATCGAAAACTAGTTGAATATTTAATCAGTCAATACGAACTAGAATTTGAGAAAACAACAATTATTGAATACGATCAGAGAGTAAGTGAAAGTCATTATTTACTTTCATACATAAACTTGTACAAAACTGCTGAAGTAGACGTCATCTTTACAGCCTTTGGCTATACTTACGACATGTTAAAAACCTTAAACATCCCCTGCTTCCGTATCCCAGCTACCAAGTATGATTTACTGGCTGACTTTCAAAATCTGATGCGTGAAATTGAATTACAGCAAAATAAGCACAAGGCTATCAGCGTGCATAATCTTCACTTTTCAGGCGATAAAGGTGAACAAATGCATTTTTATAAAGCTTATGCTAATTTTGTCCAGGGTATCTATCTTCCCAATACTGAGCAACATTTAGTTATCAGTAACAACAGCTTCAATATAGATCAATTGCGGTATTACCTTTTGGAGACATTAGGAATAAAGCAAGCTGGTCAATTAAGTATTAGCATAGCTGATGGCAGTAATGTTCAAAACTGCATTGATAACTCAATTTATGCACGTAGTTTTATTGATGAGCACTATCCACTTGCTTTGTATACTGACCATCAAGTGCAACGTTATAGTCTAACTGCGAATGAAAAATCGGTGGCTGTTGATTTAATCAGCGAAATTTCTAGTAAAACTGGTCTTTTACGCAAACATCTTCATAATCTCGTAAACTATATGCAGAATAATGAAGACTGTAAACTCACTACTTCACAACTAGCAATCATTCTAGGCTTAACCAAGCGTTCTGCTTCAAGAATCATGAACACGCTTGTACAAGCTCAATATGCGCGTGAAATTCCAACTTATACAGACACAATAGGTCGACGCGAGAAATGCATAGAACTACTTATTTAG
- a CDS encoding M20 metallopeptidase family protein, with translation MAMKALALAQEYSELCRKFRRDLHQIPEPELNLPETSQYIQTVLQKYGIEYKLLLEGNAIVALVKGQDPNADADHNCLAIRADMDGLPIKEATGLEFSSKHPGFMHACGHDSHMAMALTTAVILSQHPNFFHGTVKFLFQPGEEIPGGALPMIKEGAMQDPKPNAVIGLHVGNLLEGVKNGQVAFKSGALMAAMDKFTLTIKGKSGHGANPDRSIDPIVIAAEVILALQKIVSREIPPVERAVVSVCKIEGGFTQNIIPDQVVLTGTSRSLNAKVQDLIERRIGEIAQGIAQTYGGSVELNYERYYPILNNDKNFTERVKALAKEMFQDRVITIENPTMGGDDMAYFLNEVPGTYFFLLNSMTDENGHYYSNHSDHFTIDESSLVTGMAIFLATVEDFLN, from the coding sequence ATGGCTATGAAAGCGTTAGCATTAGCCCAGGAATATTCAGAATTATGTAGAAAGTTTAGACGAGATTTACACCAAATCCCCGAACCTGAATTGAATTTACCAGAAACAAGTCAATATATACAGACTGTTTTGCAAAAATATGGTATTGAATACAAGCTTCTATTGGAGGGTAATGCCATTGTAGCATTAGTGAAAGGACAAGATCCTAATGCTGATGCAGACCATAATTGCTTAGCTATTCGTGCTGATATGGATGGTTTGCCAATAAAGGAGGCAACTGGATTAGAGTTTAGTTCGAAACATCCCGGCTTTATGCACGCTTGTGGACATGATTCGCATATGGCAATGGCTCTGACAACAGCCGTAATTTTAAGTCAGCATCCTAATTTCTTTCATGGAACTGTGAAATTTTTGTTTCAACCTGGTGAAGAAATTCCAGGTGGGGCTTTGCCAATGATTAAAGAGGGAGCAATGCAAGATCCTAAGCCAAATGCAGTTATCGGTTTGCATGTCGGTAATTTATTGGAAGGCGTTAAAAATGGCCAAGTTGCTTTTAAGAGTGGAGCGCTGATGGCAGCTATGGATAAGTTTACATTGACTATAAAGGGCAAAAGCGGACATGGTGCTAATCCTGATCGCAGTATTGATCCGATTGTGATAGCGGCTGAAGTTATTTTAGCTTTGCAAAAAATTGTTTCAAGGGAGATTCCACCAGTCGAAAGAGCAGTTGTTTCAGTTTGCAAAATAGAAGGTGGTTTTACCCAAAATATTATTCCAGATCAAGTGGTTTTGACTGGTACATCACGAAGCTTAAATGCGAAAGTACAGGATTTAATTGAAAGACGAATTGGAGAAATAGCTCAGGGTATAGCTCAGACATATGGAGGGTCAGTCGAGTTAAATTATGAACGTTATTATCCAATCCTAAATAATGATAAGAATTTTACAGAACGAGTCAAAGCTTTAGCTAAGGAGATGTTCCAAGATAGAGTTATTACTATTGAAAATCCAACAATGGGTGGCGATGATATGGCCTATTTCTTAAATGAAGTTCCAGGTACATATTTCTTCCTTTTGAATTCAATGACAGATGAAAATGGACATTATTACTCTAATCATTCAGATCATTTCACGATTGACGAATCCAGTTTAGTTACAGGTATGGCAATCTTTTTAGCGACGGTTGAGGACTTTTTAAATTAA
- a CDS encoding DUF5058 family protein: MNNQWYYAHHPLMYLVCGLGILLILVQATIILQKSLQCSKEIGMDQAQVKQGMKTAFLNSIGPALGVVGSIWALIVTLGAPVTALRMSVIGGTNYETMAANFGAKAMGGELATSMDPVVFANALWTPALGVMGWLIFTFFFAHRMEAVNKLLTGGRKALLPAVSVGAMLGAFAYFNVDNILKVTVNPAVTVAGALGLVIMVVCQMMGKKIPWLKQWSLTFAMFGGAIIAVLFF, encoded by the coding sequence ATGAATAACCAATGGTATTATGCGCACCATCCTTTAATGTATTTGGTGTGCGGATTAGGTATTTTGCTTATCTTGGTTCAAGCAACAATCATTTTGCAAAAATCTTTGCAATGTTCTAAAGAAATTGGCATGGATCAGGCTCAAGTTAAACAAGGTATGAAAACAGCCTTTTTGAATTCTATTGGACCTGCACTAGGGGTTGTTGGTTCGATTTGGGCGCTAATTGTAACATTGGGTGCCCCTGTTACCGCTTTACGTATGAGCGTTATCGGTGGTACTAACTATGAAACAATGGCTGCTAATTTTGGTGCTAAAGCAATGGGTGGTGAATTAGCTACAAGCATGGATCCAGTTGTGTTTGCGAATGCTTTGTGGACACCAGCTTTAGGTGTTATGGGCTGGCTCATTTTTACATTCTTCTTTGCACATCGTATGGAAGCTGTTAATAAGTTACTTACAGGCGGACGCAAAGCTCTTTTGCCAGCAGTTAGTGTTGGCGCTATGCTTGGTGCTTTTGCTTATTTCAATGTCGACAATATTTTGAAAGTTACAGTAAATCCAGCTGTTACAGTTGCTGGTGCTTTAGGTTTAGTGATTATGGTTGTTTGCCAAATGATGGGTAAGAAAATTCCATGGCTTAAGCAATGGTCATTAACATTTGCTATGTTCGGCGGCGCTATTATCGCTGTTTTGTTCTTCTAA
- a CDS encoding M20/M25/M40 family metallo-hydrolase has translation MEKLNRQELVDLFKTLVSIHSPAKHEKNMGDFVTKFMRDLGAEIYADNSNEKFGGDLGSIFCKLEGTVPGEGVTISVHLDVVQPNEGVKPIEDGDIIKTDGTTTLGADDKGGVACVLYALKYLVDHHYDHEPIWVIFTPGEETGLIGARNIDWQEVYKHMQPSKRVIVVDNAGPSKYVAYKAPTATNYRLIAHGKAAHGGIEPEKGINAIMILAETILQYKTARVDNETTANISIFKADGPTNVVQNYAEAYGEMRSHSEEKIEKYLAEYEEIGKKTAAKYGGSFKLVKEWQYPRLNSPDDCAFAKEFIEVYKQIGVDAELQVIGGGSDANFFAYEGFNSIIIGVGMINPHTVREAIDVREMLVACQALLKFWKK, from the coding sequence ATGGAAAAGTTGAATAGGCAGGAATTAGTGGATTTATTTAAAACACTGGTCAGCATTCATTCACCAGCAAAACATGAAAAGAATATGGGCGATTTTGTCACCAAGTTCATGCGTGATCTAGGCGCTGAAATTTATGCTGATAATTCCAATGAGAAATTCGGTGGCGATTTAGGCAGTATTTTCTGTAAATTAGAGGGCACAGTGCCAGGTGAAGGCGTTACAATTTCTGTACATCTGGACGTAGTACAACCTAATGAGGGCGTTAAGCCAATTGAAGATGGCGATATTATCAAAACAGATGGTACGACAACTTTAGGTGCTGATGACAAAGGTGGCGTAGCTTGTGTGCTTTATGCACTTAAATATTTGGTTGACCATCATTATGATCATGAGCCAATTTGGGTGATTTTCACACCTGGCGAAGAGACAGGCTTAATTGGTGCGCGTAATATTGATTGGCAAGAAGTTTACAAACATATGCAACCAAGCAAGCGCGTAATTGTTGTTGATAATGCTGGTCCATCCAAGTATGTTGCTTATAAGGCACCAACTGCAACAAATTATCGTTTGATTGCTCATGGTAAGGCTGCACATGGTGGTATCGAACCTGAAAAAGGTATAAATGCAATCATGATCTTGGCTGAAACTATTTTGCAATATAAGACAGCTCGTGTTGATAATGAGACAACAGCAAACATTTCTATTTTCAAAGCGGATGGTCCTACAAACGTTGTGCAAAATTATGCTGAGGCTTACGGCGAGATGCGCTCACATTCAGAAGAGAAGATTGAGAAATACTTAGCTGAATATGAAGAAATTGGTAAAAAGACAGCTGCTAAATATGGTGGTAGTTTTAAACTTGTTAAGGAATGGCAATATCCACGCTTGAATTCACCAGATGATTGTGCTTTTGCAAAGGAATTTATCGAAGTTTACAAGCAAATTGGTGTTGATGCTGAGTTACAAGTTATTGGTGGTGGATCAGATGCAAACTTCTTCGCTTATGAAGGATTTAACTCAATTATCATTGGCGTTGGTATGATTAATCCTCATACTGTGCGTGAAGCAATTGATGTCCGTGAAATGCTAGTAGCTTGTCAGGCATTGTTAAAATTCTGGAAGAAATAA
- a CDS encoding IS3 family transposase — MGCGTQGEKAAIIKELREKGYQLKYLLKAIGMSKSTYYFEINKSDVVADRNEELLIVIREIFEKNKHRYGVRRIYHELLNRGYHINHKRVQRLMHKAGLAGKRPKEKYHSYKGEVGKIADNVINRDFSTTAPLQKWTTDVSQFNFSWGKCYISPVLDMNTNEIISYNLSTSPNLEQVSRMLDRAFEKFPSVEGLIFHSDQGWQYMHAYFRNTLQKHGIVQSMSRKGNCYDNCIMETFFGRLKNEMYYGYEKDYSSFEEFSKAVEEYIDYYNNKRIQAKTKWMPPVQYRIASMCPA; from the coding sequence ATGGGCTGCGGAACTCAAGGCGAAAAAGCAGCAATCATCAAAGAACTCCGTGAAAAAGGATACCAATTAAAATATCTCTTAAAAGCTATTGGCATGTCTAAATCAACTTATTATTTTGAGATTAACAAATCAGATGTAGTTGCTGATCGCAATGAAGAATTACTGATTGTTATTAGAGAAATATTTGAAAAAAACAAGCATAGATATGGTGTTCGTAGAATTTATCATGAATTACTAAATCGTGGATATCATATAAATCATAAGCGAGTTCAACGCCTTATGCATAAAGCAGGATTAGCTGGTAAGCGTCCAAAGGAAAAATATCATTCTTATAAGGGCGAAGTAGGTAAGATTGCTGATAATGTAATAAATAGGGATTTCAGTACAACAGCACCATTGCAGAAATGGACAACAGATGTCTCTCAGTTTAATTTTTCATGGGGGAAATGCTATATCTCTCCAGTACTGGATATGAATACGAATGAAATCATTTCATATAATTTATCAACAAGCCCGAATCTTGAGCAGGTATCAAGAATGCTGGATAGAGCTTTTGAAAAATTCCCATCTGTTGAAGGGCTTATATTTCATTCAGACCAAGGTTGGCAGTATATGCATGCCTATTTTAGAAATACCTTACAGAAACACGGTATTGTACAGTCTATGTCGCGAAAAGGTAATTGTTATGACAACTGTATAATGGAAACCTTCTTCGGAAGACTAAAGAATGAGATGTATTACGGCTATGAGAAAGATTATTCCTCCTTCGAAGAATTCTCAAAAGCAGTTGAAGAATATATAGATTACTATAATAATAAAAGAATTCAGGCAAAAACAAAATGGATGCCTCCTGTACAATACAGGATAGCATCCATGTGTCCAGCCTAG
- a CDS encoding helix-turn-helix domain-containing protein: MKYDYAFKLNAVELYRSGQWIETPEGISQKNFRKRIVQWSRIADIYGLDSLRHPTTCKERSAECRYQLVARVLAGESQKSVAISAGIDSGLLSKWVQTYKVKGYEGLNLKKGRKSKKEANVSKKSKPTDLTPSEREELIRLRAETEYLKTENEAIKKLIALRHEKWAAELKAKKQQSSKNSVKKDTN; this comes from the coding sequence ATGAAATACGATTATGCTTTTAAACTTAATGCTGTAGAACTATATCGCTCTGGTCAGTGGATTGAGACACCAGAAGGTATAAGTCAAAAGAATTTTAGAAAAAGAATTGTACAATGGTCAAGAATTGCAGATATATATGGTCTTGATTCTCTTCGGCATCCAACTACATGTAAAGAACGTTCGGCTGAATGTAGATATCAGTTAGTAGCTCGTGTACTTGCTGGTGAATCACAAAAATCTGTTGCTATTAGTGCAGGAATTGATAGTGGATTATTGTCTAAATGGGTTCAGACATATAAAGTTAAAGGGTATGAAGGATTAAATCTCAAAAAAGGCAGAAAAAGTAAGAAGGAAGCAAACGTGAGCAAGAAATCCAAACCCACTGATTTAACCCCATCAGAACGTGAAGAATTAATTCGTCTTAGAGCAGAAACTGAATACTTAAAAACGGAGAATGAAGCAATAAAAAAATTAATCGCCTTGAGACACGAAAAATGGGCTGCGGAACTCAAGGCGAAAAAGCAGCAATCATCAAAGAACTCCGTGAAAAAGGATACCAATTAA
- a CDS encoding methionine gamma-lyase family protein, whose protein sequence is MTNIDEYRLNLAKQAYGLWGIKPELVSEAETVEAELSESFARIEANKAYNQLKVLHAMQDAKYAETDFVASTGYGYNDSGREKLEQIYAKAFGAESALVRLSISSGTQAIATALYACLRPGDELLAAFSKPYDTLDSILGFGEAANKDLGSLRDLGVTYQQAELTAKGLPNIPEILSKINEKTKVVHLQRSRGYQRRKAFTINELKEVIAAVKAKKPEVIVFVDNCYGEFTETMEPTQVGADLIAGSLIKNPGGGLAPCGGYVAGRADLVEKAHAHLTAPGLGGEVGPSLGFNRNLVQGFYFAPHVVAECLKGMEFAALWFSKHGVVSQPKAKGIRSDIVQLLEFAKPEELVKFCQAIQAASPIDSHFKPIPWAMPGYDSEVIMACGAFVQGSSLELSADGPIKAPYTAYMQGGLVYENVKLAVLLATNDLLNS, encoded by the coding sequence ATGACTAATATAGATGAGTATCGTTTGAATTTAGCTAAACAAGCTTATGGACTTTGGGGCATTAAGCCTGAATTAGTTAGTGAAGCTGAAACAGTTGAAGCAGAATTAAGCGAAAGCTTCGCCAGAATCGAGGCTAATAAGGCGTATAATCAACTGAAAGTTTTACATGCTATGCAGGATGCGAAGTATGCTGAAACTGATTTTGTAGCTAGCACGGGCTATGGTTACAATGACAGCGGCAGAGAAAAATTAGAACAAATATATGCTAAGGCATTTGGCGCTGAATCTGCTTTGGTGCGCTTAAGTATTAGCTCTGGCACACAGGCTATCGCAACAGCCTTATACGCTTGCTTAAGACCAGGCGATGAGCTATTAGCTGCTTTTTCCAAGCCATATGATACATTAGACAGCATCCTTGGCTTTGGCGAGGCTGCTAACAAAGATTTAGGCTCCTTACGTGATTTAGGCGTAACTTATCAACAAGCAGAATTAACAGCCAAAGGTTTACCTAATATTCCTGAAATACTCAGTAAGATCAATGAAAAAACAAAGGTCGTGCATTTGCAACGCTCACGTGGCTATCAACGCAGAAAGGCCTTTACGATTAACGAGTTGAAAGAAGTAATCGCAGCAGTTAAAGCTAAAAAGCCAGAAGTAATTGTTTTTGTTGATAATTGTTATGGCGAATTTACTGAAACTATGGAGCCAACTCAAGTCGGCGCAGATTTAATTGCCGGCTCTCTAATCAAGAATCCAGGCGGTGGCTTAGCTCCTTGTGGCGGTTATGTGGCTGGTAGAGCTGATTTAGTAGAAAAAGCACATGCACATTTGACAGCACCGGGCTTAGGGGGAGAAGTTGGACCTTCACTTGGCTTTAACAGGAACTTGGTCCAAGGCTTCTATTTTGCCCCGCATGTCGTGGCTGAGTGCCTTAAAGGTATGGAATTTGCCGCGTTATGGTTCAGTAAACATGGTGTTGTTTCGCAGCCAAAAGCAAAGGGTATCCGTTCGGATATAGTGCAATTATTGGAATTTGCTAAACCAGAAGAACTTGTAAAGTTCTGTCAGGCAATTCAAGCAGCTTCTCCAATTGATAGCCACTTTAAGCCAATCCCTTGGGCAATGCCAGGCTATGATTCAGAAGTTATTATGGCTTGTGGCGCCTTTGTTCAAGGCTCTTCTTTGGAATTAAGTGCCGATGGCCCAATCAAAGCACCGTATACAGCCTATATGCAAGGTGGCTTGGTTTATGAAAATGTCAAACTAGCTGTTTTGCTAGCTACTAACGATTTGCTTAATTCATGA